From Halomicrobium salinisoli, the proteins below share one genomic window:
- a CDS encoding L-threonylcarbamoyladenylate synthase, translating to MTDVADAAAAVRDGDLVVFPTETVYGLGADALDSAAVERVFEAKGRSRDKPVSLAVPDVDAAVEHTEPTEREERFMRAFLPGPVTVVVERGPDVPDVLTAGRERVGVRVPDHDVALDLLAAAGTPITATSANVSGNPSATRVGELDERIRERAAAVVDDGETEGGTGSTVVDVEAGELLREGAVADEVRAWLAEHPRD from the coding sequence ATGACTGACGTCGCAGACGCCGCCGCGGCCGTCCGCGACGGCGACCTCGTCGTCTTCCCGACGGAGACGGTCTACGGGCTCGGCGCGGACGCGCTCGACTCCGCGGCCGTCGAGCGGGTCTTCGAGGCCAAGGGCCGGAGCCGCGACAAGCCGGTCTCGCTGGCCGTCCCGGACGTCGACGCCGCCGTCGAGCACACCGAACCGACCGAGCGGGAGGAGCGGTTCATGCGCGCGTTCCTCCCGGGGCCGGTGACTGTCGTGGTCGAGCGCGGCCCCGACGTGCCGGACGTCCTCACCGCCGGCCGCGAGCGGGTGGGCGTGCGCGTCCCCGACCACGACGTCGCGCTGGACCTGCTGGCGGCCGCCGGGACGCCGATAACGGCCACGAGCGCGAACGTCAGCGGGAACCCCTCGGCGACTCGCGTGGGCGAGCTGGACGAGCGGATCCGCGAGCGCGCCGCCGCCGTCGTCGACGACGGCGAGACCGAGGGCGGGACGGGGTCGACCGTCGTCGACGTCGAGGCGGGCGAACTGCTGCGCGAGGGGGCGGTCGCCGACGAGGTCCGCGCGTGGCTGGCCGAGCACCCGCGGGACTGA
- a CDS encoding redoxin domain-containing protein — protein MELDFDVVDLGPADAPGVGDEAPDFTRPLVDHEYWEDAALDEVVARDEGPTVLIFHPMDGAFPATYVWNEIRDRGWAEDATVVGLSISTPYAHKRLLEERDLAGEVQLFSDPGNGVAEAYGIVNNLDGMAGIEEPRPAVFVLDDDRTIEYAWVATEWPDFPDYDAVESAFR, from the coding sequence ATGGAACTCGACTTCGACGTCGTCGACCTCGGTCCCGCCGACGCGCCGGGAGTGGGCGACGAGGCTCCCGACTTCACGCGCCCGCTCGTCGACCACGAGTACTGGGAGGACGCCGCCCTCGACGAGGTCGTCGCGCGCGACGAGGGCCCGACGGTCCTCATCTTCCACCCGATGGACGGTGCCTTCCCGGCGACGTACGTCTGGAACGAGATCCGCGACCGCGGGTGGGCCGAGGACGCCACCGTCGTCGGGCTCTCGATCTCGACGCCGTACGCCCACAAGCGACTGCTCGAGGAGCGCGACCTGGCGGGCGAGGTCCAGCTCTTCTCCGACCCCGGCAACGGCGTCGCCGAGGCGTACGGCATCGTCAACAACCTCGACGGGATGGCGGGGATCGAGGAGCCCCGACCCGCCGTCTTCGTGCTGGACGACGACCGCACGATCGAGTACGCCTGGGTCGCCACGGAGTGGCCCGACTTCCCCGACTACGACGCGGTCGAGTCGGCGTTCCGCTGA
- the hisH gene encoding imidazole glycerol phosphate synthase subunit HisH yields MATKQTAAEVVVVDYGLGNLRSVTRGLERADAAVRLTDDPAEFDAADGIVLPGVGAFSEGMENAGPFRDALAEQAEAGKPLFGICLGMQMLLTTSEEAAHAGQGDVEGLDLIPGRNVRFDTDQTVPHMGWNELDVQRDHPLVEGVDSVAPKGQRGNGAASGGSVDGEYAYFVHSYYAEPDDPDAVVTTTDYGVDFPSIVANERGNVFGTQFHPEKSGETGLRILRNFVDICAER; encoded by the coding sequence ATGGCCACGAAGCAGACCGCCGCCGAGGTGGTCGTCGTCGACTACGGGCTGGGGAACCTCCGGAGCGTCACCCGCGGGCTGGAGCGGGCCGACGCGGCCGTCAGGCTCACCGACGACCCCGCCGAGTTCGACGCCGCCGACGGCATCGTCCTCCCCGGGGTGGGCGCCTTCAGCGAGGGCATGGAGAACGCCGGCCCGTTCCGCGACGCGCTCGCCGAGCAGGCCGAGGCGGGCAAACCCCTGTTCGGCATCTGCCTCGGCATGCAGATGCTGCTGACCACCAGCGAGGAGGCCGCCCACGCCGGCCAGGGCGACGTCGAGGGGCTCGACCTCATCCCCGGCCGGAACGTCCGCTTCGACACCGACCAGACCGTCCCGCACATGGGCTGGAACGAACTCGACGTCCAGCGCGATCACCCGCTCGTGGAGGGGGTCGACAGCGTCGCGCCGAAGGGGCAACGAGGGAACGGAGCCGCCAGTGGCGGCTCCGTGGACGGCGAGTACGCCTACTTCGTCCACTCCTACTACGCCGAGCCCGACGACCCCGACGCCGTCGTCACGACTACCGACTACGGCGTCGACTTCCCCTCTATCGTCGCCAACGAGCGCGGCAACGTCTTCGGCACGCAGTTCCACCCCGAGAAGTCCGGCGAGACGGGGCTGCGCATTCTCCGTAACTTCGTCGACATCTGCGCGGAGCGATAG
- a CDS encoding glutathione S-transferase N-terminal domain-containing protein: MSDAPITFYRLQACPFCERVTRKLQEYDLDYDSRFVEPMHSQRNVVKRVSGKRSVPAVVDENTGVTMSESGNIVEYLDRTYGDGAAGGEA; the protein is encoded by the coding sequence ATGAGCGACGCACCCATCACGTTCTACCGGCTACAGGCCTGCCCGTTCTGCGAGCGGGTCACTCGCAAGCTACAGGAGTACGACCTCGACTACGACTCCCGCTTCGTCGAGCCGATGCACTCCCAGCGCAACGTCGTCAAGCGCGTCTCCGGGAAGCGGTCGGTCCCGGCCGTCGTCGACGAGAACACCGGCGTCACGATGAGCGAGAGCGGCAACATCGTGGAGTACCTGGATCGCACCTATGGCGACGGGGCGGCGGGAGGTGAGGCCTGA
- a CDS encoding 50S ribosomal protein L40e gives MAKFEKAENRLLTKQICMRCNARNSQRAEKCRKCGYKKLRPKAAEPRSA, from the coding sequence ATGGCCAAGTTCGAGAAAGCGGAAAATCGGCTCCTGACCAAGCAGATCTGCATGCGCTGCAACGCCCGCAACTCCCAGCGGGCCGAGAAGTGCCGCAAGTGCGGCTACAAGAAGCTCCGCCCGAAGGCCGCCGAGCCGCGCAGCGCCTGA
- a CDS encoding DUF367 family protein — translation MELHVRYEGDDDPEKCSARRLSQFDLAELHQSARSTPPGIVLNPFAEQALSPADRRGSGARHDRLVALDCSWETAEREAFDLEGIHRSLPFLVAGNPVNFGNAFQLNTAEAFAGALAILGEREQAESVLEPFSWGHTFLELNEEPLERYADCADSTEVLAVQDDYLADEE, via the coding sequence GTGGAACTGCACGTCCGTTACGAGGGCGACGACGACCCCGAGAAGTGCAGCGCGCGCCGGCTCTCGCAGTTCGACCTGGCGGAACTGCACCAGTCGGCGCGGTCGACGCCGCCCGGCATCGTCCTCAACCCCTTCGCCGAGCAGGCGCTCTCGCCCGCCGACCGACGGGGCAGCGGGGCGCGTCACGACCGGCTGGTGGCGCTCGACTGCTCCTGGGAGACCGCCGAGCGGGAGGCGTTCGACCTGGAGGGGATCCACCGCTCGCTGCCCTTCCTCGTGGCCGGCAACCCGGTCAACTTCGGCAACGCCTTCCAGTTGAACACGGCCGAGGCGTTCGCCGGAGCGCTGGCCATCCTCGGGGAGCGCGAGCAGGCCGAGTCCGTCCTCGAGCCGTTCAGCTGGGGCCACACGTTCCTGGAACTCAACGAGGAGCCACTGGAGCGGTACGCCGACTGCGCGGACTCGACGGAGGTCCTCGCGGTGCAGGACGATTACCTCGCCGACGAAGAGTGA
- a CDS encoding nuclear transport factor 2 family protein produces MDAEATARAYYRALDDGDYDLLADLLAPDFRHVRPDRTFDGRERFVRFMHEERPQTGTSHPIERIYGAGDGAAAEGRLLSADGDEITRFVDVFSFDGEHVGEIRTYTR; encoded by the coding sequence ATGGACGCCGAGGCGACGGCCCGCGCCTACTACCGGGCGCTCGACGACGGCGACTACGACCTGCTCGCGGACCTGCTGGCCCCCGACTTCCGCCACGTCAGGCCCGACCGCACGTTCGACGGCCGCGAGCGCTTCGTCCGGTTCATGCACGAGGAGCGCCCGCAGACGGGGACGAGCCACCCGATCGAACGGATCTACGGGGCCGGCGACGGCGCGGCCGCCGAGGGCCGCCTGCTGTCGGCCGACGGCGACGAGATCACGCGGTTCGTCGACGTCTTCTCCTTCGACGGCGAGCACGTCGGAGAGATCCGGACCTATACGCGCTGA
- a CDS encoding response regulator: MTGADADVLLVEDNHGDVRLIERAFETRDLPGRLHVVQTGDEALDWLARRGEYGDAPRPRIVLLDLNLPATSGSAVLEAIKGDPDLRRIPVVVLTSSQSEDDLLDAYRAHANACLIKPVDPDAFADAIEAFTDFWLSTASLPPAPDADGGG; the protein is encoded by the coding sequence ATGACGGGAGCGGACGCGGACGTCCTGCTGGTCGAGGACAACCACGGCGACGTCCGCCTGATCGAGCGGGCCTTCGAGACGCGGGACCTCCCCGGCCGGCTCCACGTCGTCCAGACCGGCGACGAGGCGCTGGACTGGCTGGCCCGGCGCGGCGAGTACGGCGACGCGCCCCGCCCCCGGATCGTCCTGCTGGATCTGAACCTGCCAGCGACCAGCGGCTCCGCCGTCCTCGAGGCGATCAAGGGCGACCCCGACCTGCGGCGGATCCCGGTGGTCGTCCTCACCAGCTCACAGTCCGAGGACGACCTGCTCGACGCCTACCGGGCGCACGCCAACGCCTGCCTGATCAAGCCCGTCGACCCGGACGCGTTCGCCGACGCGATCGAGGCGTTCACGGACTTCTGGCTGTCGACCGCGTCGCTCCCGCCCGCGCCCGACGCGGACGGCGGAGGCTAG
- a CDS encoding MBL fold metallo-hydrolase, with the protein MEVHTVTAEAESFTCNAYLALGETPTLVDAGAYDGVVDAVREHTDDLDQVVLTHQHGDHVEQLDAVVDAFDPTVYAYDDHPLRDEPVTDGSEVAIGDEAFDVVYTPGHADDHVAYVSESTLFSGDVVVHDDGAFDYGSFGRTDMAGQSRERLVQSIRDLLDRLPDSVEHMYSGHGDTFSGDVRDVVETALERAEQREPKYPDE; encoded by the coding sequence ATGGAGGTCCACACCGTCACCGCCGAGGCCGAGTCGTTCACGTGCAACGCCTACCTGGCGCTCGGTGAGACGCCGACGCTGGTCGACGCGGGTGCCTACGACGGCGTCGTCGACGCCGTCCGCGAACACACCGACGACCTCGACCAGGTGGTGCTCACCCACCAGCACGGCGACCACGTCGAGCAGCTCGACGCCGTCGTCGACGCCTTCGACCCGACGGTGTACGCCTACGACGACCACCCGCTCCGTGACGAACCGGTGACCGACGGTAGCGAGGTCGCCATCGGCGACGAGGCGTTCGACGTCGTCTACACGCCCGGCCACGCCGACGACCACGTCGCCTACGTCTCCGAGTCGACGCTGTTCTCCGGCGACGTCGTGGTCCACGACGACGGCGCCTTCGACTACGGGAGCTTCGGCCGCACCGACATGGCCGGCCAGTCCCGTGAACGACTCGTCCAGTCCATCCGCGACCTGCTGGACCGACTGCCCGATTCTGTCGAGCACATGTACAGCGGCCACGGCGACACCTTCAGCGGCGACGTCCGCGACGTCGTCGAGACGGCGCTGGAGCGCGCCGAGCAGCGCGAGCCGAAGTATCCCGACGAGTAG
- a CDS encoding HalOD1 output domain-containing protein — protein sequence MGDATVTQRVIDALAEAEGVEPQELDPPLYEAIETDALELLAGHDGEWYLQFTVGDCVVAVDGGDEVTVEVT from the coding sequence GTGGGCGACGCCACGGTCACGCAGCGGGTGATCGACGCCCTCGCCGAAGCGGAGGGCGTCGAGCCGCAGGAACTCGATCCGCCGCTGTACGAGGCGATCGAGACCGACGCGCTGGAGTTGCTGGCCGGACACGACGGCGAGTGGTACCTCCAGTTCACCGTCGGCGACTGCGTCGTCGCCGTCGACGGGGGCGACGAGGTCACCGTCGAAGTGACCTGA
- a CDS encoding peroxiredoxin family protein, whose translation MSLEDSSAPDFELQSTGSDAVGLADELEEGPAVVLINRGHWCSFCAEQLQTFSEVSYDLWFNDDVSILPVVVDPIGKVTEMRDRYDLRIQLLADPDGEVAEAYSGTEQTSHGLTGIAGTYVIDEDQQVRYEQVSDHPADRTYGNWVRYFVRNDYEDPFGE comes from the coding sequence ATGTCACTAGAGGATTCCTCGGCTCCCGACTTCGAGCTACAGAGCACCGGCAGCGACGCGGTCGGCCTCGCCGACGAACTGGAGGAAGGCCCGGCGGTCGTGCTGATCAACCGCGGACACTGGTGTTCGTTCTGCGCCGAGCAGCTCCAGACGTTCAGCGAGGTGTCCTACGACCTGTGGTTCAACGACGACGTGAGCATCCTGCCGGTCGTCGTCGACCCCATCGGGAAGGTCACCGAGATGCGGGACCGCTACGACCTGCGGATTCAGCTACTGGCCGACCCCGACGGCGAGGTCGCAGAGGCGTACAGCGGGACGGAACAGACCAGCCACGGACTGACCGGCATCGCCGGGACGTACGTGATCGACGAGGACCAGCAGGTCCGCTACGAGCAGGTCTCAGACCACCCCGCCGACCGGACCTACGGCAACTGGGTCCGCTACTTCGTCAGGAACGACTACGAGGACCCGTTCGGGGAGTAG
- a CDS encoding DUF5786 family protein — translation MGFGSYDESEQENQEYDADLDDEDGVTAAENTHDGDVEYEFTASNDELLDRLEDIKDENT, via the coding sequence ATGGGGTTCGGGAGCTACGACGAGTCCGAACAGGAAAATCAGGAGTACGACGCCGACCTCGACGACGAGGACGGCGTTACAGCCGCGGAAAACACCCACGACGGCGACGTCGAGTACGAGTTCACCGCCTCGAACGACGAACTTCTCGACCGTCTGGAGGACATCAAAGACGAGAACACGTGA
- a CDS encoding DUF7344 domain-containing protein yields the protein MNDEAFEALADQHRRDVLVALLSEDRVRPRSVCVDADGNGTSEARRAMLHHCHLPMLSDSEFVDWDRDAGVVERGAAYSELRPLLGFIETKRPIEQ from the coding sequence ATGAACGACGAGGCATTCGAGGCCCTCGCCGATCAGCACCGGCGGGACGTACTGGTGGCGCTGCTCTCCGAGGACAGAGTCCGACCGCGGTCGGTGTGTGTCGACGCCGACGGGAACGGGACGTCCGAGGCGAGACGGGCCATGCTACACCACTGTCACCTCCCGATGCTCTCGGACTCTGAGTTCGTCGACTGGGACCGGGACGCGGGCGTCGTAGAACGGGGAGCGGCCTACTCGGAGCTACGGCCGCTGCTCGGGTTCATCGAGACGAAGAGACCGATCGAACAGTAG
- a CDS encoding redoxin domain-containing protein gives MNWTVIEDGDEAPGFELPALVDGEHRRVALSEYVGDDVVVVAFYPGDFNPACGAESDLDELDLFTMQKDVSVLAIGPDTLYSHAAFADEYDLRLPLLADTRREVAERYGVAAEGDLGQALIERAVFVVDPEGEIAYAWLTGDPGETPPVEEIKAAIADAGGDDTAFARYRVGHAHYTEGRRAFTSAMGSFSDSEWMLAESDFRRAREEFEDAADHFDSAVRFVDDADHERHYDQAEQKATALWQAADWLSQSASKYASGAGAEAQGLQQDADRPLATARDLGEPIDPDEWPPDGEPDRDHESILPDDGGDDLAADIDEAVAAAAEADDGDGSEDGEGEGDDEIDDEELAAIQAELAASGDEPGELTDEPTSMVDAPPDAADGDADGGDSTAAAEDGPADDDGRDDDASDGDEQSGSGDIDGEVDEAELEALAEELAESQAAADDLDGDDADGEADPGDQPAAEGEDLGTPEDGATGVDDPAADLGSAGGSDADPLSPESDAPADPDADLSDGGGVPSAASGSLEVGPADDDGEQDLDDEPQGASDEDLADIPTAAELDGDEADGDCDGDDADGEGDRDDPESADDDGSDDWGAPGDH, from the coding sequence ATGAACTGGACAGTGATCGAGGACGGCGACGAGGCGCCCGGGTTCGAGCTGCCAGCGCTGGTCGACGGCGAGCACCGGCGGGTGGCGCTCTCGGAGTACGTCGGCGACGACGTCGTGGTGGTGGCCTTCTACCCGGGCGACTTCAACCCCGCCTGCGGCGCGGAGTCGGACCTCGACGAGCTGGACCTCTTCACGATGCAGAAGGACGTGTCGGTGCTTGCGATCGGACCCGACACGCTGTACAGCCACGCCGCCTTCGCCGACGAGTACGACCTGCGCCTGCCGCTGCTGGCCGACACGCGCCGCGAGGTCGCGGAGCGGTACGGCGTCGCCGCGGAGGGCGACCTCGGCCAGGCACTGATCGAGCGGGCCGTGTTCGTCGTCGACCCCGAGGGCGAGATCGCCTACGCCTGGCTGACGGGCGATCCGGGCGAGACCCCGCCCGTCGAGGAGATCAAGGCGGCCATCGCCGACGCCGGCGGCGACGACACCGCGTTCGCCCGGTATCGGGTCGGCCACGCCCACTACACCGAGGGCCGGCGGGCCTTCACCAGCGCCATGGGCTCCTTCTCGGACTCGGAGTGGATGCTCGCCGAGTCGGACTTCCGGCGGGCCCGCGAGGAGTTCGAGGACGCCGCGGACCACTTCGACAGCGCCGTCCGGTTCGTCGACGACGCCGACCACGAGCGCCACTACGACCAGGCCGAGCAGAAGGCGACGGCGCTGTGGCAGGCCGCCGACTGGCTGTCCCAGTCCGCGAGCAAGTACGCCAGCGGCGCCGGCGCCGAGGCCCAGGGCCTCCAGCAGGACGCCGATCGACCGCTGGCGACCGCTCGCGACCTCGGGGAGCCGATCGACCCCGACGAGTGGCCCCCCGACGGAGAGCCCGACCGGGACCACGAGTCCATCCTCCCGGACGACGGCGGCGACGACCTGGCCGCCGACATCGACGAGGCGGTCGCCGCCGCGGCCGAGGCCGACGACGGCGACGGCAGCGAGGACGGCGAGGGCGAGGGGGACGACGAGATCGACGACGAGGAGCTGGCGGCGATCCAGGCGGAGCTGGCCGCCAGCGGCGACGAACCCGGCGAGCTGACGGACGAGCCGACGAGCATGGTCGACGCGCCGCCCGACGCGGCGGACGGCGACGCGGACGGCGGGGACAGCACTGCCGCCGCCGAGGACGGTCCAGCGGACGACGACGGCCGGGACGACGACGCGAGCGATGGGGACGAGCAGTCCGGGAGCGGCGACATCGACGGCGAGGTCGACGAGGCGGAACTCGAGGCGCTGGCGGAGGAACTGGCCGAGAGCCAGGCGGCCGCCGACGACCTCGACGGGGACGACGCGGACGGTGAGGCCGACCCCGGAGACCAGCCCGCAGCGGAGGGCGAGGACCTCGGGACGCCCGAGGACGGAGCGACCGGCGTCGACGACCCCGCCGCCGACCTCGGATCGGCGGGCGGCAGCGACGCCGATCCCCTGTCGCCCGAGAGCGACGCCCCCGCGGATCCCGACGCCGACCTCTCGGACGGCGGCGGCGTCCCGTCGGCCGCGTCCGGGTCCCTCGAGGTCGGCCCGGCCGACGACGACGGCGAACAGGACCTCGACGACGAACCGCAGGGCGCGAGCGACGAGGACCTCGCTGACATCCCGACGGCGGCCGAGCTCGACGGGGACGAGGCGGACGGCGACTGCGACGGGGACGACGCCGACGGGGAGGGCGACCGCGACGACCCCGAGTCGGCGGACGACGACGGCTCGGACGACTGGGGCGCGCCGGGCGACCACTGA
- a CDS encoding helix-turn-helix domain-containing protein — MSVIADLRVPARDFTLGEILSVHGEATVTLETMVPVGERTVPLFWVTDEARPTFEREVREHETVESIHQVEVEEGKSLYAIEWSATGDSLFSALLDADASLLHATAASEFWQFQVRFQDHSDLAAFKRRCDEVDITVEVNRLYNPTRPDSGPHYGLTEPQREALVAAVREGYYAIPRRISTKVLAEELDISDQATTERLRRAIITLVEHTLLAVEEEVDR, encoded by the coding sequence ATGAGTGTCATCGCGGACCTCAGAGTCCCCGCCCGGGACTTCACCCTGGGCGAGATCCTGTCGGTCCACGGCGAAGCGACGGTCACGCTGGAGACGATGGTTCCGGTCGGGGAGCGCACCGTGCCGCTGTTCTGGGTCACCGACGAGGCCCGCCCCACCTTCGAGCGGGAAGTCCGCGAACACGAGACGGTCGAGAGCATTCATCAGGTCGAGGTCGAGGAGGGGAAGTCCCTCTACGCGATCGAGTGGTCCGCCACGGGGGACAGCCTGTTCTCGGCCCTCCTCGACGCGGACGCGAGCCTGTTGCACGCCACCGCGGCGTCGGAGTTCTGGCAGTTCCAGGTCCGGTTTCAGGATCACTCGGATCTCGCCGCCTTCAAGCGTCGCTGCGACGAGGTGGACATCACCGTCGAGGTGAACCGGCTCTACAATCCCACGCGTCCCGACAGCGGCCCCCACTACGGCCTGACCGAACCGCAGCGGGAAGCGCTCGTCGCAGCGGTCCGGGAGGGATACTACGCCATTCCCCGGCGCATATCGACGAAGGTGCTGGCCGAGGAACTGGACATCTCCGACCAGGCGACCACCGAGCGGCTCCGGCGAGCGATCATCACGCTCGTCGAACACACGCTGCTCGCCGTCGAGGAGGAGGTCGACCGGTGA
- a CDS encoding DUF99 family protein, producing MKAGVRALGVAESYSGETSTLAGSVVRASRVVDGFVFGECTVGGSDATDAIAGMVQRLDREDVRYLLVSGVAPAWFNVVDLRRLEAAVDRPVLSVTYEASPGLEGAIREAFDDESTVEDRLATYRAQPERRSVSVNGETVYVRAVGVADGEAADVVRGFTPEGGRPEPLRVARLAARAAESFRGT from the coding sequence ATGAAAGCCGGGGTGCGCGCCCTCGGCGTCGCGGAGTCGTACAGCGGTGAGACGAGTACCCTCGCAGGCTCGGTCGTCCGGGCGAGCAGAGTCGTCGACGGGTTCGTTTTCGGCGAGTGTACGGTCGGCGGGAGCGACGCGACCGACGCGATCGCGGGGATGGTCCAGCGGCTGGACCGCGAGGACGTGCGCTACCTCCTCGTCTCGGGCGTTGCGCCCGCGTGGTTCAACGTGGTCGACCTGCGCCGGCTCGAGGCGGCCGTCGATCGCCCCGTCCTGTCGGTGACCTACGAGGCCAGTCCCGGGCTCGAGGGCGCCATCCGCGAGGCCTTCGACGACGAGTCGACCGTCGAGGACCGGCTGGCGACCTACCGCGCCCAGCCCGAGCGCCGGTCCGTGTCGGTCAACGGCGAGACGGTGTACGTCCGGGCGGTCGGCGTCGCCGACGGCGAGGCGGCCGACGTCGTCCGCGGGTTCACGCCCGAGGGCGGCCGGCCGGAGCCGCTGCGCGTGGCGCGGCTGGCGGCGCGCGCCGCCGAGTCGTTCCGCGGGACCTGA
- a CDS encoding uracil-DNA glycosylase, with protein MGHMDGLEVSECERCPALVESRSRIVNGAGPDDADVLFVGEGPGAQEDQQGEPFVGRSGDVLDEALLEAGLDRESVRITNCVRCRPPENRDPTKEELNNCRGYLEQEIELIDPELVVPIGKVPSEHLLERDVAVTSEAGDLVDAELGGQRRHVLISVHPAATLYDRSQRDTFFDTIAAAADYTDAESGQQQLGDF; from the coding sequence ATGGGTCACATGGACGGTCTCGAGGTGTCCGAGTGCGAGCGCTGTCCGGCGCTCGTCGAGTCCCGGTCGCGGATCGTCAACGGCGCGGGCCCGGACGACGCCGACGTCCTCTTCGTCGGCGAGGGCCCCGGCGCGCAGGAGGACCAGCAGGGCGAGCCGTTCGTCGGCCGGTCGGGCGACGTCCTCGACGAGGCGCTGCTGGAGGCGGGGCTCGACCGCGAGAGCGTGCGCATCACCAACTGCGTGCGCTGCCGGCCGCCGGAGAACCGCGATCCCACGAAGGAGGAGCTGAACAACTGCCGGGGCTACCTCGAGCAGGAGATCGAACTGATCGATCCCGAACTCGTCGTCCCGATCGGGAAGGTTCCCTCCGAGCACCTGCTGGAGCGGGACGTGGCCGTCACCTCGGAGGCGGGCGACCTGGTCGACGCCGAACTGGGCGGCCAGCGCCGGCACGTCCTGATCTCGGTCCACCCGGCGGCGACGCTGTACGACCGCAGCCAGCGGGACACGTTCTTCGACACGATCGCGGCCGCCGCCGACTACACGGACGCCGAGAGCGGCCAGCAGCAGCTGGGCGACTTCTGA
- a CDS encoding CRISPR-associated protein Cas4, which produces MHAFRDLEVAAYCPRKLYYRRRAGDPEVPDRVETVRDLAFSYEELLDVDAAVLSAPIEPDPATYRERLERARSELSIWDDLVDPAARDAYLEGREARGIAHKVLDDPPVPSLAFAGRPPEQGVWEPQSVRLVAAAKALAWEREQRVERAVAEYPAYGVIRPIDLTARRTGAYRRAVRTAESVDGPPARTDDEAKCDACEYRDECGTRTRSLRSMLG; this is translated from the coding sequence ATGCACGCCTTCCGAGACCTGGAGGTCGCGGCGTACTGTCCGCGCAAGCTCTACTACCGGCGCCGGGCGGGCGACCCGGAGGTGCCCGACCGCGTCGAGACCGTCCGGGACCTGGCGTTCAGCTACGAGGAGCTGCTCGACGTCGACGCGGCGGTCCTGTCGGCGCCGATCGAGCCCGACCCCGCCACGTACCGCGAGCGACTGGAGCGGGCCCGCAGCGAGCTGTCGATCTGGGACGACCTCGTCGACCCCGCCGCTCGCGACGCCTATCTGGAGGGGCGGGAGGCCCGCGGAATCGCGCACAAGGTGCTGGACGATCCGCCCGTCCCGTCGCTGGCCTTCGCCGGGCGGCCGCCGGAACAGGGGGTCTGGGAGCCCCAGTCGGTGCGGCTGGTCGCGGCGGCCAAGGCGCTGGCCTGGGAGCGCGAGCAGCGCGTCGAGCGGGCGGTCGCCGAGTACCCCGCCTACGGCGTGATCCGACCGATCGACCTGACGGCCCGGCGGACGGGCGCCTACCGCCGCGCGGTCAGGACCGCCGAGTCCGTCGACGGTCCGCCGGCCCGGACCGACGACGAGGCGAAGTGCGACGCCTGCGAGTACCGCGACGAGTGCGGGACCAGAACCAGGTCGCTGCGGAGTATGCTGGGATAG